A DNA window from Anoplolepis gracilipes chromosome 13, ASM4749672v1, whole genome shotgun sequence contains the following coding sequences:
- the LOC140672505 gene encoding lysocardiolipin acyltransferase 1 isoform X1, producing MRGILRGTLYCALWYGSIVAGFLFIACPLLPLLLFSPPRFRKCGDLLFSCWELYPTALLNVFGVKIYVSGDHISPHESAVLVMNHRTRVDWNFLWAAMYQACMPNVACHKLKFILKDPIRHIPGPGWIMQMNGFLYITRRWEEDQGRLSRTLDYLIALDSRTQLLIFPEGTDLTKSSKEKSDKYAIQHHLPRYTYTLHPKTTGFAYLAQHLQRANYLDAVYDLTIAYPDYIPQSEIDLIRGKFPDEVHFHIRRISSADIPMQDLTLRKWLENRWSDKEGILKRFYEQKGFSSEIWPITKTLPLRAAFGFWSILTGMTILLLIISPIFQLWALINAAFFIGLSILSTGFNQIEMGWYWRWKSYTFRAKHS from the exons ATGCGTGGTATTTTACGTGGTACATTATACTGTGCATTGTGGTACGGTAGTATAGTAGCAGGCTTTTTATTCATTGCCTGTCCGCTTCTACCATTGTTGTTATTTAGTCCGCCGAGATTTCGAAAATGTGGAGACCTCTTATTTTCATGTTGGGAACTTTATCCTACC gCTCTGTTAAACGTGTTCGGTGTAAAAATCTATGTGTCTGGTGATCATATATCCCCTCATGAATCGGCCGTGCTCGTAATGAATCACAGAACAAGAGTAGACTGGAACTTCTTATGGGCGGCTATGTATCAAGCGTGTATGCCCAATGTAGCTTGTCATAAATTGAAGTTTATTTTGAAGGATCCTATACGGCATATTCCTGGTCCTG GATGGATAATGCAAATGAATGGTTTCCTTTACATAACGCGACGCTGGGAAGAAGATCAAGGGCGATTGTCGCGTACTCTCGATTATTTGATCGCGTTAGACAGTCGCACACAGTTGCTGATATTTCCTGAGGGCACTGATTTAACAAAAAGCAGTAAGGAGAAGTCGGACAAGTATGCCATACAACATCATTTAccacgatatacatatactctgCATCCGAAAACTACGGGTTTCGCTTATCTGGCCCAGCATCTTCAGCGCGCAAACTATCTCGATGCTGTTTATGACTTGACAATAGCGTATCCGGATTACATACCACAGTCTGAGATCGACCTGATTAGGGGCAAGTTCCCAGATGAGGTGCACTTTCATATAAGACGAATATCGTCCGCAGATATACCGATGCAAGATTTGACTTTGAGGAAATGGCTGGAGAACAGATGGTCTGATAAGGAAGGCATATTGAAACGATTTTACGAACAGAAAGGATTTTCCTCAGAAATTTGGCCGATAACGAAAACGCTACCGTTACGAGCTGCATTTGGATTCTGGAGTATATTAACAG GTATGACGATACTGTTACTCATTATTTCTCCGATCTTCCAATTGTGGGCTTTGATTAACGCAGCGTTTTTCATCGGACTGTCGATTCTCAGTACAGGCTTTAATCAGATTGAGATGGGGTGGTATTGGCGTTGGAAAAGCTACACCTTTCGAGCTAAACATAGTTAA
- the Vps2 gene encoding charged multivesicular body protein 2a, which produces MEWLFGKRITPEEMLRKNQRALNKAMRDLDREKVRMEQQEKKIIADIKKLAKDGQMDAVKIMAKDLVRTRRYVKKFMLMKANIQAVSLKIQTLRSQNTMAQAMKGVTKAMQNMNKQLNLPQIQKILQEFEKQSEIMDMKEEIMNDAIDDAMEDEGDEEESDAIVAQVLDELGLQLTDQLSGLPQASGSLSVAGSKQPVAAAAGNEEGGNLVDADADLQARLENLRRE; this is translated from the exons ATGGAGTGGCTATTTGGTAAGCGTATTACTCCTGAGGAAATGCTCAGAAAGAATCAAAGAGCATTAAACAAGGCAATGCGAGATTTAGACAGAGAAAAAGTAAGAATGGAACAacaggaaaagaaaattatagcGGACATAAAGAAACTCGCAAAGGATGGACAAATG GATGCTGTAAAAATTATGGCCAAAGATTTAGTTAGGACAAGACGTTACGTAAAAAAGTTTATGCTAATGAAAGCAAATATTCAAGcagtttctttaaaaatacaaacctTACGTTCGCAAAATACAATGGCACAAGCTATGAAAGGGGTGACTAAAGCGAtgcaaaatatgaataa acaATTAAATCTAccacaaatacaaaaaatattacaagaattTGAAAAGCAGTCAGAGATAATGGATATGAAGGAAGAAATAATGAATGATGCAATAGATGATGCAATGGAAGATGAAGGAGATGAAGAAGAAAG tGATGCCATAGTTGCTCAAGTACTGGACGAATTAGGCTTACAGTTGACGGATCAACTCTCTGGACTACCACAGGCATCTGGATCACTAAGTGTAGCTGGTTCTAAGCAACCAGTTGCTGCTGCAGCAGGCAATGAGGAAGGAGGCAATCTCGTGGACGCTGACGCGGATTTACAAGCTCGACTTGAAAATTTGCGACGTGAATAA
- the LOC140672514 gene encoding regulator of microtubule dynamics protein 1, translating into MSQLQTHLIAAAIGATIGVISAASIFIYQKVLEKQQHAMKNAHLDEVDRRLAELQTELERLRVQQNQQRKKKFSRKCDNTFTTADNDTDGFSTAATDIDDEFFDCSDSENNISDIENRTIEATYPGLDLSIFDVHHHEGYEEDDYLKLRSLIDSYPDNVDVVWRYARSCYKYSLYITDPHVKKVTIYAGINVCEKLLNISNAYLHKWYAILVGVYGEFLPMTEKIQNGYRFKEHVMKALEISPNDGDLHHLLGRFRYEVANLSWLERKVAATLFSEPPSASYEDAIDSFQKAENFSAEINLENRLFLSKCYIALSKYELACNWLEKICDCSIISKDDEKIQNDARQLLIKYSSYH; encoded by the exons ATGAGTCAGTTGCAGACTCATTTAATTGCTGCTGCTATTGGGGCAACTATTGGTGTTATAAGTGCAGCTAGTATCTTCATTTACCAGAAAGTCTTGGAGAAGCAACAACATGCTATGAAAAACGCTCACTTGGATGAAGTCGACCGTCGTCTCGCAGAGTTGCAAACAGAATTGGAAAGATTAAG AGTACAACAAAATCaacaaagaaagaagaagttTAGTCGTAAATGTGATAATACCTTTACTACAGCAGATAATGATACCGATGGCTTTTCAACAGCAGCCACAGATATAGATGATGAATTTTTTGATTGCTCAGatagtgaaaataatataagcgaTATTGAAAATAG GACAATTGAAGCCACCTACCCTGGATTAGATCTCTCCATCTTCGATGTACATCATCATGAGGGATATGAAGAAGATGATTATCTCAAACTACGAAGTTTAATAGACAGTTATCCAGATAATGTAGATGTAGTATGGAGATATGCCAGAAGTTGTTACAAATATTCACTCTATATCACTGATCCACATGTGAAAAAAGTTACAATCTACGCAG GAATTAATGTCTGCGAAAAGCTtcttaatatatcaaacgcgTATCTACATAAGTGGTATGCTATACTCGTGGGTGTATATGGTGAATTTTTGCCAATGACagagaaaatacaaaatggtTACCGTTTCAAGGAACATGTAATGAAGGCCTTAGAAATAAGCCCAAATGATGGTGATTTACATCATCTACTCGGCAGATTCAGATACGAAGTAGCTAACTTAAGTTGGCTAGAAAGAAag GTCGCCGCAACATTATTCTCGGAGCCACCAAGTGCCTCGTACGAAGATGCAATTGATAGCTTCCAGAAAGCGGAGAACTTTTCAGCCGAAATAAATCTGGAGAATCGATTATTTCTAAGCAAATGTTATATAGCATTGAGCAAATATGAATTGGCTTGTAATTGGCTGGAGAAAATTTGCGACTGTTCAATTATTAGCAAAGACGATGAAAAGATACAAAATGATGCTCGTCAACTTCTTATCAAATATTCGAGTTATCATTAG
- the LOC140672505 gene encoding lysocardiolipin acyltransferase 1 isoform X3, whose amino-acid sequence MTFKQLLKVKSMTQCYVPLETIQVLSETLFCKTYIFRDFSGFPYFCLTLYIAFYAPVTGWIMQMNGFLYITRRWEEDQGRLSRTLDYLIALDSRTQLLIFPEGTDLTKSSKEKSDKYAIQHHLPRYTYTLHPKTTGFAYLAQHLQRANYLDAVYDLTIAYPDYIPQSEIDLIRGKFPDEVHFHIRRISSADIPMQDLTLRKWLENRWSDKEGILKRFYEQKGFSSEIWPITKTLPLRAAFGFWSILTGMTILLLIISPIFQLWALINAAFFIGLSILSTGFNQIEMGWYWRWKSYTFRAKHS is encoded by the exons ATGACCTTCAAGCAACTACtcaaggtcaaatcaatgaCACAATGTTATGTCCCTCTTGAAACCATACAAGTTTTATCTGAAACacttttctgtaaaacttatatttttcgagatttttcagggTTTCCATACTTTTGCCTCACTCTGTATATCGCTTTTTATGCACCTGTAACAGGATGGATAATGCAAATGAATGGTTTCCTTTACATAACGCGACGCTGGGAAGAAGATCAAGGGCGATTGTCGCGTACTCTCGATTATTTGATCGCGTTAGACAGTCGCACACAGTTGCTGATATTTCCTGAGGGCACTGATTTAACAAAAAGCAGTAAGGAGAAGTCGGACAAGTATGCCATACAACATCATTTAccacgatatacatatactctgCATCCGAAAACTACGGGTTTCGCTTATCTGGCCCAGCATCTTCAGCGCGCAAACTATCTCGATGCTGTTTATGACTTGACAATAGCGTATCCGGATTACATACCACAGTCTGAGATCGACCTGATTAGGGGCAAGTTCCCAGATGAGGTGCACTTTCATATAAGACGAATATCGTCCGCAGATATACCGATGCAAGATTTGACTTTGAGGAAATGGCTGGAGAACAGATGGTCTGATAAGGAAGGCATATTGAAACGATTTTACGAACAGAAAGGATTTTCCTCAGAAATTTGGCCGATAACGAAAACGCTACCGTTACGAGCTGCATTTGGATTCTGGAGTATATTAACAG GTATGACGATACTGTTACTCATTATTTCTCCGATCTTCCAATTGTGGGCTTTGATTAACGCAGCGTTTTTCATCGGACTGTCGATTCTCAGTACAGGCTTTAATCAGATTGAGATGGGGTGGTATTGGCGTTGGAAAAGCTACACCTTTCGAGCTAAACATAGTTAA
- the Tbcc gene encoding tubulin-specific chaperone C, translated as MDSTELIEGSLPDRITKRDRERKNIIERRREERQSLVVESEQTNYFKDTFYSSCKKIKDMLDDAPNIPSSALPGIFEKSNKEIQLLKNYLLQSKIFLKVYDIRRAQENLQMLENEASELEIKLLPKKKFGFKNRRIVKKPSDKGHDITDGFKDLKISESIVNGSSKQNKLSSKYGDNACMLLSKVNEQLVLDAENVNKNDILLSDLIQCTVRIYGTPSTLHMVNLKQCTILVGPVTSSVFAHDCNECVFAFACQQLRLHSSTDCTIYLHVTSRAIIEDCTKIYVAPYNWSYEDQTNHFNLAGLDPKINNWNCIDDFNWLSSEKHSPNWSILEPEFRMKTWD; from the coding sequence CACAGAGCTCATAGAAGGAAGTTTACCAGATCGCATTACAAAGAGAGatcgtgaaagaaaaaatattattgaaagacGAAGAGAAGAACGGCAATCGCTTGTCGTGGAATCCGAGCagactaattattttaaagatacattttATTCCTCTTGCAAAAAGATTAAGGATATGCTGGATGATGCACCTAATATACCGTCCTCGGCTTTGCCGGGAATTTTCGAAAAGTCCAATAAAGAAATTCAATTGCTTAAGAATTACTTATTgcaatctaaaatatttctaaaagtttacgATATAAGACGTGCAcaagaaaatttgcaaatgttAGAAAACGAAGCTTctgaattagaaattaaacttTTGCCTAAAAAGAAGTTTGGATTTAAGAATCGTAGAATCGTAAAGAAGCCTTCTGACAAAGGACACGATATCACAGATGGCTTTAAAGATCTCAAAATATCCGAGAGCATTGTAAATGGTTCGTCAAAGCAAAACAAATTGTCAAGCAAGTATGGAGATAACGCTTGTATGCTTCTGAGCAAAGTGAACGAGCAACTGGTATTGGACGCTgagaatgtaaataaaaatgatattctaCTTTCTGATTTGATTCAGTGTACGGTGCGAATATATGGTACACCTAGTACATTGCATATGGTAAATCTAAAACAATGCACTATATTAGTAGGACCGGTAACATCCTCTGTGTTCGCACACGACTGTAATGAATGCGTATTCGCTTTTGCATGTCAACAGTTGCGGTTACATTCATCGACAGACTGTACTATTTATTTGCATGTTACAAGTAGGGCAATTATAGAAGATTgtacaaagatatatgtagCTCCTTACAACTGGTCTTACGAAGATCAGACGAACCATTTTAATCTAGCCGGCCTCGATCCAAAGATTAACAATTGGAACTGTATAGACGATTTCAATTGGTTATCGAGTGAAAAACATTCACCAAATTGGTCTATTCTTGAACCAGAATTTCGAATGAAAACGTGGGattaa
- the LOC140672505 gene encoding lysocardiolipin acyltransferase 1 isoform X2 produces MRGILRGTLYCALWYGSIVAGFLFIACPLLPLLLFSPPRFRKCGDLLFSCWELYPTALLNVFGVKIYVSGDHISPHESAVLVMNHRTRVDWNFLWAAMYQACMPNVACHKLKFILKDPIRHIPGPGWIMQMNGFLYITRRWEEDQGRLSRTLDYLIALDSRTQLLIFPEGTDLTKSSKEKSDKYAIQHHLPRYTYTLHPKTTGFAYLAQHLQRANYLDAVYDLTIAYPDYIPQSEIDLIRGKFPDEVHFHIRRISSADIPMQDLTLRKWLENRWSDKEGILKRFYEQKGFSSEIWPITKTLPLRAAFGFWSILTGWRCRERSSHLSHLNKQIH; encoded by the exons ATGCGTGGTATTTTACGTGGTACATTATACTGTGCATTGTGGTACGGTAGTATAGTAGCAGGCTTTTTATTCATTGCCTGTCCGCTTCTACCATTGTTGTTATTTAGTCCGCCGAGATTTCGAAAATGTGGAGACCTCTTATTTTCATGTTGGGAACTTTATCCTACC gCTCTGTTAAACGTGTTCGGTGTAAAAATCTATGTGTCTGGTGATCATATATCCCCTCATGAATCGGCCGTGCTCGTAATGAATCACAGAACAAGAGTAGACTGGAACTTCTTATGGGCGGCTATGTATCAAGCGTGTATGCCCAATGTAGCTTGTCATAAATTGAAGTTTATTTTGAAGGATCCTATACGGCATATTCCTGGTCCTG GATGGATAATGCAAATGAATGGTTTCCTTTACATAACGCGACGCTGGGAAGAAGATCAAGGGCGATTGTCGCGTACTCTCGATTATTTGATCGCGTTAGACAGTCGCACACAGTTGCTGATATTTCCTGAGGGCACTGATTTAACAAAAAGCAGTAAGGAGAAGTCGGACAAGTATGCCATACAACATCATTTAccacgatatacatatactctgCATCCGAAAACTACGGGTTTCGCTTATCTGGCCCAGCATCTTCAGCGCGCAAACTATCTCGATGCTGTTTATGACTTGACAATAGCGTATCCGGATTACATACCACAGTCTGAGATCGACCTGATTAGGGGCAAGTTCCCAGATGAGGTGCACTTTCATATAAGACGAATATCGTCCGCAGATATACCGATGCAAGATTTGACTTTGAGGAAATGGCTGGAGAACAGATGGTCTGATAAGGAAGGCATATTGAAACGATTTTACGAACAGAAAGGATTTTCCTCAGAAATTTGGCCGATAACGAAAACGCTACCGTTACGAGCTGCATTTGGATTCTGGAGTATATTAACAG GGTGGAGGTGCAGGGAGAGGAGCTCCCACTTATCACATTTGAATAAACAGATCCATTAA